A part of Saimiri boliviensis isolate mSaiBol1 chromosome 11, mSaiBol1.pri, whole genome shotgun sequence genomic DNA contains:
- the INKA2 gene encoding PAK4-inhibitor INKA2: MTMESREMDCYLRRLKQELMSMKEVGDGLQDQMNGMMNALQELKLLQVQTALEQLEISGGGPAPGSPEGPRTQLERPCWEGGRGPARPTVCPPASQSSSLGGSTKFPSYRSVCGRDLAPLPRTQPHQSCAQQGSERVEPEDWTSTLMSRGRNRQPLVLGDNVFADLVGNWLDLPEVEKSGEKGETGRARESKGEKGQPQELGRRFALTANIFKKFLRSVRPDRDRLLKEKPGWVTPVVPEPRTGRSQKVKKRSHSKGSGHFPFPGTGEHRRGENLPTGCPKTLEPSPSGFDINTAVWV, encoded by the coding sequence ATGTCCATGAAGGAGGTGGGTGATGGCTTACAGGATCAGATGAACGGCATGATGAATGCACTGCAAGAACTGAAGCTCCTCCAGGTGCAGACGGCGCTGGAACAGCTGGAGATCTCTGGAGGGGGTCCTGCACCAGGCAGCCCTGAAGGTCCCAGGACCCAGCTCGAGCGCCCTTGTTGGGAGGGTGGCAGAGGTCCTGCCAGGCCCACAGTCTGCCCCCCCGCCAGTCAATCTTCTTCTCTTGGCGGCAGCACCAAGTTTCCATCCTATAGGAGTGTCTGTGGGAGGGATTTAGCCCCCCTTCCCAGGACACAGCCGCATCAAAGCTGTGCTCAGCAGGGGTCAGAGCGAGTGGAACCGGAGGACTGGACCTCCACGCTGATGTCCCGGGGCCGGAATCGGCAGCCTCTGGTGTTGGGGGACAACGTTTTTGCAGACCTGGTGGGCAACTGGCTAGACTTGCCGGAAGTGGAGAAGAGCGGGGAGAAGGGTGAGACTGGGCGGGCACGTGAATCCAAAGGAGAGAAAGGCCAGCCCCAGGAGCTGGGCCGCAGGTTTGCCCTGACAGCAAACATCTTTAAGAAGTTCTTGCGTAGTGTGCGGCCTGACCGTGACCGGCTGCTGAAGGAGAAACCAGGCTGGGTGACACCCGTGGTCCCTGAGCCCCGAACCGGCCGCTCGCAGAAGGTCAAGAAGCGGAGCCATTCCAAGGGCTCTGGACATTTCCCCTTCCCAGGCACTGGGGAGCACAGGCGCGGGGAGAATCTCCCCACAGGCTGCCCCAAGACCCTGGAGCCCTCCCCCTCAGGCTTTGATATTAACACAGCTGTTTGGGTCTGA